In a single window of the Gemmatimonas sp. genome:
- a CDS encoding DUF3108 domain-containing protein, translating to MLLASFERRRSSPALIAVALLVVLAAQSPRELMAQAARSGTPVSAPGTSPTIAPALAAALSAPSRPAFAMGEVLDYRVNVSRAGNVGQGQMRVEGPVMERGTLTWRLVFVMQAQRGPIKAIDRTTSWIDPTTFATTRFEKTERHPLSRDQETVEIDAANGTWARNNGAPQALATPLPLDELSFMYFLRGLPLEHDGTFTFSRHFDEARNPTVVYVRGEELVETPAGVFRTRVLDMHVRDPKRFQGAGVIRINLDMAGCHMPVRIMSRMPIIGTTTLTLTNVTSTATIAEQSPASCTQ from the coding sequence ATGCTACTCGCCTCGTTCGAACGTCGCCGTTCCTCACCCGCGCTGATCGCGGTCGCGCTGCTCGTGGTGCTTGCGGCACAGAGTCCGCGAGAACTGATGGCGCAAGCCGCGCGCAGCGGAACTCCCGTGTCTGCCCCCGGGACTTCGCCGACGATCGCGCCGGCGCTCGCCGCCGCGTTGAGCGCGCCGAGTCGGCCGGCCTTCGCGATGGGCGAGGTACTCGATTATCGCGTGAACGTGTCCCGAGCCGGCAACGTCGGCCAAGGGCAGATGCGCGTGGAAGGGCCGGTCATGGAGCGCGGCACGCTCACGTGGCGATTGGTGTTCGTGATGCAGGCGCAGCGCGGGCCAATCAAGGCGATCGACCGCACAACGTCGTGGATCGACCCGACGACGTTTGCGACTACACGATTCGAGAAAACCGAAAGACACCCGCTGTCCCGTGATCAGGAGACGGTCGAGATCGACGCCGCCAACGGCACGTGGGCGCGAAACAACGGTGCGCCGCAGGCTCTCGCCACGCCGTTGCCGCTGGACGAACTCTCGTTCATGTACTTTTTGCGCGGCCTTCCGCTCGAGCACGACGGCACCTTCACGTTCTCGCGTCACTTCGACGAGGCGCGGAATCCGACCGTGGTGTACGTCCGCGGGGAAGAACTGGTGGAGACGCCGGCGGGAGTGTTTCGCACGCGCGTACTCGATATGCACGTGCGTGATCCGAAGCGCTTTCAGGGCGCGGGCGTCATCCGCATCAATCTCGACATGGCCGGCTGTCACATGCCGGTGCGCATCATGAGCCGGATGCCGATCATCGGCACGACCACGTTGACGCTGACCAACGTCACGTCGACCGCGACCATCGCCGAACAGTCGCCGGCCAGCTGCACGCAGTAA
- a CDS encoding metalloregulator ArsR/SmtB family transcription factor, protein MIAAQIDLSRSSNIFHALSDETRLAVVQMLGDGERCVCDLQAALDVAQSRLSFHLKVLKEAGLVTDRKDGRWSYYTLVPDALTEAHDIVHTLASPRAAAHRTLTVLGRCCG, encoded by the coding sequence ATGATCGCCGCACAAATCGACCTTTCCCGGTCCAGCAACATCTTCCACGCCTTGTCGGACGAGACCCGGCTGGCGGTCGTGCAGATGCTGGGCGATGGGGAGCGGTGCGTCTGTGACTTGCAGGCCGCGTTGGATGTGGCGCAGTCGCGGCTCTCCTTTCACCTCAAGGTGCTCAAGGAGGCGGGCCTTGTGACCGACCGAAAGGATGGTCGCTGGTCGTACTACACGCTGGTGCCCGACGCCCTGACCGAAGCGCACGACATCGTGCACACGCTGGCGTCGCCGCGCGCGGCGGCACACCGCACCCTGACCGTGCTCGGACGCTGTTGCGGCTAG
- a CDS encoding cbb3-type cytochrome c oxidase subunit I, with the protein MRAFLRSSVCWLAAGVSLGTAMAVHPAWAIYRPAHLHMNLLGFVSMMIFGVGYHIIPRLAGKPLHSRRLGMIHLWIGNVGLLLFAPGLMLQTAAHAAGPWLIGVGATLSATGAYCFTWQVWRTLQEVAVTPTRAPEVPASAPRARRPLRVLDEHTPVTEG; encoded by the coding sequence GTGCGCGCGTTTCTGCGGTCCAGCGTTTGTTGGCTGGCCGCTGGCGTCAGTCTCGGGACGGCGATGGCCGTCCATCCCGCGTGGGCCATCTATCGGCCGGCGCATCTTCACATGAATCTGCTCGGATTCGTGTCGATGATGATCTTCGGCGTTGGCTATCACATCATTCCGCGATTAGCCGGGAAGCCGCTGCATAGCCGCCGACTAGGCATGATTCATCTCTGGATCGGCAACGTCGGACTGCTGCTGTTTGCGCCGGGTCTCATGCTTCAGACGGCCGCGCACGCGGCGGGACCGTGGCTGATCGGCGTCGGGGCGACGCTTTCCGCCACGGGCGCGTACTGCTTCACCTGGCAAGTGTGGCGCACGCTGCAGGAAGTCGCAGTTACGCCAACGCGAGCCCCGGAGGTCCCAGCCAGCGCACCGCGCGCGCGACGGCCTCTGCGTGTGCTCGACGAGCACACGCCGGTCACCGAGGGCTAG
- a CDS encoding pyrroloquinoline quinone-dependent dehydrogenase: MCRSAILSLLISATPAFAQRVDWANTSGDPGAMRYAPLSDIDRNNVGRLAVAWRWNTGERSVRAGANQKAARPGLFQASPIVLGDTMYVSTPYAAVAALDARTGRELWKFDPEMWRTGQPSNGTGFVHRGVATWASPTERRIFINARWKLIALDAATGKPIPSFGVNGEVDLTKELRRAVNQLQYTNTSPPVVYGDLVIVGNGVGDRIRYRNDPPGDVQAFDVHTGKRVWSFHTVPDSGEVGWDTWEDGSYKYMGHTNVWAPMSLGAARGLLFLPVSTPTNDWYGGDRKGDNLFAESVVALNAKTGARVWHYQIVHHGLWDYDLPAPPVLATITWNGKPRDVVAVPSKTAWIYVFDRETGAPIWPIVERPVPKSDVPGERAARTQPMPTNPAPFTRQSVSEKDLIDFTPELKRRALEVFSKYRSGPIFTPPSLEGTIVMPGSIGGAGWGSTSYDPETHTLFVKGTDNPVVYRVQKGVPNDTIGFEYTVDLVRSGLGVTADPDSGKADHAPPEQLPLIKPPYGTMTAIDLDTGKRRWQVTLGDTPAIRNHPLLKNVKLPPLGVAGAVGGTVTKGGLIFATGGGSVLYALDTRDGSIKWQFDLPAGRGYANPIAYRGANGVQYIVLATGGGDNAELVAFSLDGKH, encoded by the coding sequence GTGTGTCGCTCGGCGATCCTGTCGCTCCTGATCAGCGCCACGCCGGCCTTCGCGCAGCGTGTGGATTGGGCGAACACGAGCGGTGATCCCGGCGCCATGCGCTACGCACCGCTCTCCGACATCGACCGCAACAATGTGGGCCGACTCGCGGTGGCGTGGCGCTGGAACACGGGCGAGCGCAGCGTGCGCGCCGGAGCGAACCAGAAGGCCGCGCGCCCCGGACTATTCCAGGCCTCTCCGATCGTGCTCGGCGATACCATGTACGTGTCAACACCGTACGCGGCGGTGGCCGCTTTGGACGCGCGCACGGGTCGCGAACTCTGGAAGTTCGATCCGGAGATGTGGCGCACCGGGCAGCCGTCGAACGGAACCGGGTTTGTGCATCGGGGCGTCGCCACCTGGGCATCGCCGACGGAGCGACGGATCTTCATCAATGCGCGCTGGAAGTTGATCGCCCTCGATGCCGCCACGGGCAAACCCATCCCGTCGTTCGGCGTCAACGGTGAAGTCGATCTCACCAAGGAGCTGCGCCGCGCCGTGAACCAGTTGCAATACACGAACACCTCGCCGCCGGTGGTCTACGGCGATCTGGTGATCGTGGGGAACGGTGTGGGGGATCGCATCCGCTATCGCAACGATCCACCTGGCGATGTGCAGGCGTTCGATGTGCACACCGGCAAGCGCGTGTGGAGCTTTCACACGGTGCCCGATTCCGGCGAAGTTGGATGGGACACGTGGGAGGACGGCTCGTACAAGTACATGGGACACACGAACGTGTGGGCTCCGATGAGCCTCGGCGCGGCGCGGGGGCTGTTGTTCCTACCGGTTTCGACGCCTACGAACGACTGGTATGGTGGCGATCGCAAGGGGGATAACCTCTTCGCCGAGTCGGTCGTCGCGCTGAACGCCAAGACCGGCGCCCGTGTGTGGCACTATCAGATCGTCCATCACGGTTTGTGGGACTACGACCTGCCGGCCCCGCCGGTACTGGCTACGATCACGTGGAACGGCAAGCCGCGCGATGTCGTCGCCGTGCCCTCGAAGACGGCGTGGATCTACGTCTTTGATCGTGAGACCGGGGCCCCCATCTGGCCGATCGTGGAGCGACCGGTGCCCAAGAGTGACGTGCCGGGGGAACGCGCCGCGCGTACGCAGCCGATGCCGACCAATCCGGCGCCGTTTACGCGTCAATCGGTCAGCGAAAAGGATCTCATCGATTTCACGCCAGAGCTCAAGCGTCGCGCGCTAGAGGTCTTTTCCAAGTACCGGAGCGGCCCGATCTTCACACCACCATCGCTCGAGGGAACGATCGTGATGCCGGGCTCGATCGGTGGAGCGGGTTGGGGCAGCACCTCATATGATCCTGAAACGCACACGCTGTTCGTGAAGGGCACGGACAACCCGGTCGTCTATCGGGTGCAGAAGGGCGTACCAAACGACACCATCGGATTCGAGTACACCGTCGATCTGGTGCGCAGTGGCCTCGGGGTCACGGCCGATCCCGACTCGGGCAAGGCGGATCATGCGCCGCCCGAACAGTTGCCGCTGATCAAGCCGCCGTATGGCACCATGACCGCGATCGATCTCGACACCGGCAAGCGCCGCTGGCAGGTCACCCTCGGTGACACGCCGGCGATCCGCAATCACCCCCTGCTCAAGAACGTGAAGCTGCCGCCGCTGGGAGTGGCCGGTGCCGTGGGGGGTACCGTCACGAAGGGAGGACTGATCTTCGCGACTGGCGGGGGCTCCGTGCTGTATGCCCTCGATACGCGCGACGGCTCCATTAAGTGGCAGTTCGACCTCCCGGCGGGACGGGGCTACGCGAACCCGATCGCCTATCGCGGAGCGAACGGGGTGCAGTACATCGTTCTGGCGACCGGCGGCGGCGACAACGCCGAGTTGGTGGCCTTCTCACTCGACGGCAAACACTGA
- a CDS encoding M20/M25/M40 family metallo-hydrolase: MRRFCVPLFGLGASLAASSTVAAQSRALIFNPAALTAQQQLSREIYKELVEINTGVETGNITTAAVAMAARFKAAGIPDADIFVGGPRPEKHNVVARIRGKGGPNAPKPLLLLAHIDVVEALKADWSPDLDPFVFTERDGYYYGRGTADDKAMASIFVANVYRMKREGFVPDRDIIIALTADEESGPANGVDWLLKNHKALVDAALVINEGGGGTLRDGKPLFNSVQATEKITTNFTLRVTNKGGHSSVPRDDNAITSLSDALSKVGRYKFAIQLNEVTRAFFSQTAALEEPAMGKAMKALVANPADKAAIAVVTDDPKYNSMLRTTCVATELKGGHATNALPQLAEANVNCRVYPTQTAPQVQAELAKAIGDTTVQVIIRSQRPASPPSTLLPELMQNVARITKELWGEMPIIPTMSTGATDSRFFRALGVPAFGVSGLFADPTVDARAHGRDERMGIKSYYEGQEFLYRLTKALSTNVVAQ; the protein is encoded by the coding sequence ATGCGTCGTTTCTGCGTGCCCCTGTTCGGCCTCGGCGCATCCTTGGCCGCCTCATCGACGGTCGCGGCGCAATCGCGCGCGCTGATTTTCAATCCGGCTGCTCTCACGGCCCAGCAGCAGCTGTCTCGCGAGATCTACAAGGAGCTCGTCGAGATCAATACCGGCGTGGAAACCGGCAACATCACAACCGCCGCGGTTGCGATGGCCGCGCGCTTCAAGGCGGCAGGCATCCCGGACGCCGATATCTTCGTGGGCGGACCGCGTCCGGAGAAGCACAACGTGGTCGCGCGCATCCGTGGCAAGGGTGGCCCGAATGCGCCCAAGCCGCTGCTGCTGCTCGCGCACATCGATGTCGTGGAGGCGCTCAAAGCCGATTGGTCGCCTGACCTCGATCCGTTTGTGTTCACGGAACGCGACGGATACTACTACGGCCGGGGAACGGCCGACGACAAGGCGATGGCGTCGATCTTCGTGGCCAACGTCTACCGCATGAAGCGCGAAGGCTTCGTTCCCGATCGCGACATCATCATCGCGCTCACGGCCGACGAAGAGAGCGGCCCGGCCAACGGCGTCGACTGGCTTCTCAAGAATCACAAAGCGCTGGTGGATGCCGCGCTGGTCATCAACGAGGGTGGTGGCGGTACGCTGCGCGATGGCAAGCCGTTGTTCAACAGCGTGCAGGCGACCGAGAAGATCACGACCAACTTCACGCTGCGCGTGACGAACAAGGGTGGCCACTCCTCGGTGCCGCGTGATGACAACGCCATCACCTCGCTGTCCGACGCGCTCTCGAAGGTCGGCCGCTACAAGTTCGCCATTCAGCTGAACGAGGTGACGCGCGCCTTCTTCTCGCAGACGGCGGCGCTCGAGGAGCCGGCCATGGGCAAGGCCATGAAAGCGCTGGTGGCGAATCCTGCCGATAAGGCCGCGATCGCCGTTGTCACCGACGATCCCAAGTACAACTCGATGCTGCGCACGACGTGCGTGGCCACAGAACTCAAGGGCGGTCACGCCACGAACGCGCTGCCGCAGCTGGCCGAGGCGAACGTGAACTGTCGCGTGTATCCCACGCAGACGGCGCCGCAGGTGCAGGCCGAGCTGGCGAAGGCGATCGGCGACACGACGGTGCAGGTGATCATCCGCTCACAGCGGCCCGCTTCGCCGCCCTCGACACTGCTCCCCGAGCTGATGCAGAATGTCGCGCGTATCACCAAAGAGCTGTGGGGCGAGATGCCCATCATCCCCACGATGAGCACGGGCGCAACGGACTCTCGCTTCTTCCGCGCCCTCGGTGTGCCGGCCTTCGGCGTCTCTGGACTTTTCGCCGATCCCACCGTCGATGCGCGCGCGCATGGTCGCGATGAGCGCATGGGTATCAAGAGCTACTACGAAGGGCAGGAGTTCCTCTATCGCCTCACGAAGGCGCTGAGCACCAACGTGGTCGCGCAGTAG
- a CDS encoding Bax inhibitor-1/YccA family protein, translating into MRTTNPVLSRLADAARATAAGSRSGSMTTAGVAGKAAILLAVVLFSAAVTWQQFATGNLDLLMPAMLLGGIGGFIVGMIASFKPQTAPWSAPIYASLQGIFLGAVSALYNLRFAGLPQQAVLLTFGVAASVFLLYRFNILRATEGFKRMMLAAMIGIGLFYLGSMVLSLFGVSIGYFTSSGPLAIGINLAIAGIAALNLVLDFDRIEQGVQSGAPKQLEWFAAFGLMVTLIWLYLELLRLLSRLQGRRN; encoded by the coding sequence ATGCGCACTACGAATCCCGTTCTGTCCCGCCTGGCCGACGCGGCACGTGCCACCGCCGCCGGTTCGCGCTCGGGTTCCATGACCACCGCCGGCGTGGCGGGCAAGGCCGCGATCCTGCTCGCGGTCGTGCTCTTCTCGGCTGCTGTCACTTGGCAGCAGTTCGCCACGGGAAACCTCGACCTGCTCATGCCGGCCATGCTGCTGGGTGGCATCGGCGGGTTCATCGTCGGCATGATTGCCAGCTTCAAGCCGCAGACCGCGCCGTGGAGCGCGCCGATCTATGCGTCGCTGCAGGGCATCTTCCTGGGCGCGGTGTCGGCGCTGTACAACCTGCGCTTTGCCGGCCTGCCGCAGCAGGCCGTACTGCTCACGTTTGGTGTGGCCGCATCGGTGTTCCTGCTGTACCGCTTCAACATCCTGCGCGCCACGGAAGGCTTCAAGCGGATGATGCTGGCTGCGATGATCGGCATCGGTCTCTTCTATCTTGGCTCGATGGTGCTGTCGCTGTTCGGCGTGTCCATTGGGTACTTCACATCGTCAGGCCCACTCGCGATCGGCATCAACCTCGCCATCGCTGGAATTGCGGCGCTGAATCTGGTGCTCGACTTCGACCGCATTGAGCAAGGTGTGCAGTCGGGTGCGCCAAAGCAGCTCGAGTGGTTCGCAGCGTTCGGACTCATGGTCACGCTGATCTGGTTGTATCTCGAACTCCTGCGCTTGCTGTCCCGCTTGCAGGGGCGTCGCAACTAG
- a CDS encoding alpha-hydroxy-acid oxidizing protein, whose product MSTPTPLINLHGYESSAASVRPRMVSDYYAGGANDEVALGAARTDWNDIALRSRVLRDVSERSQRSEILGHTLDWPVFVAPMAFQQLAQADGEVATAQAADTTGAGMILSTLSNRTIEAVRAATAGPRWFQR is encoded by the coding sequence ATGTCCACTCCGACGCCACTCATCAATCTGCACGGGTACGAGTCCTCTGCCGCGAGCGTGCGGCCGCGCATGGTCTCCGACTACTACGCGGGTGGCGCAAATGATGAAGTGGCGCTGGGCGCGGCACGCACGGACTGGAATGACATCGCCTTGCGCTCTCGGGTGCTGCGCGACGTGTCCGAACGCTCACAGCGCTCCGAAATTCTCGGGCACACTCTCGATTGGCCCGTGTTCGTGGCCCCGATGGCGTTCCAGCAGCTCGCGCAGGCCGACGGGGAGGTGGCCACCGCACAGGCGGCTGATACGACCGGCGCGGGCATGATCCTGTCGACGTTGTCCAACCGGACGATCGAAGCGGTGCGCGCCGCGACGGCGGGCCCACGCTGGTTCCAGCGCTAG
- a CDS encoding polysaccharide deacetylase, with protein sequence MPRFRLALLLACCPAILQAQAQPVPVTSAKPGWKWTMDSVNSVVNEVRAGRSLQPAAWPNGSRVAVLLSFDVDNETIAIRYGEPTVGSLAEMQYGARVGLPRIMRLLDKHKIPASFFIPSVSLAITPSMAELIKKSGRHEFAVHGWIHELNMTLPDSAERALLTKAVAELTALTGQKPTGYRAPSWNFSPNTLSILRDMGFRYESSLMADDAPYELLQRGKPTGLVELPVQWILDDAPLFDPRGERYMNPRDVARVWMDEFDKAYEEGTMFVLTLHPHVSGHRSRIVALELLIAHIQAKGAGKVWWSTHAEAAEYVRKAAKLGEPRAR encoded by the coding sequence ATGCCTCGATTCCGACTCGCTCTGCTGCTGGCCTGTTGTCCCGCCATTCTTCAGGCGCAGGCGCAGCCCGTACCGGTCACGTCCGCTAAACCGGGATGGAAATGGACCATGGACAGCGTGAACAGTGTCGTCAACGAGGTCCGCGCCGGCCGATCGCTGCAGCCAGCGGCTTGGCCAAATGGGTCGCGCGTGGCGGTGCTGCTTTCCTTCGACGTCGACAACGAAACGATCGCCATCCGCTACGGCGAGCCCACGGTGGGATCATTGGCCGAGATGCAGTACGGCGCCCGCGTTGGTCTGCCGCGCATCATGCGGTTGCTCGACAAGCACAAGATACCGGCATCGTTCTTCATTCCCTCGGTGAGTCTGGCGATTACGCCGTCGATGGCCGAACTGATCAAGAAAAGCGGGCGCCATGAGTTCGCGGTACACGGCTGGATTCACGAGCTGAACATGACGCTCCCCGACTCGGCCGAACGAGCCTTGTTGACGAAGGCCGTCGCGGAGCTCACGGCGCTCACCGGGCAGAAGCCAACGGGCTACCGTGCGCCGAGCTGGAACTTCAGTCCGAACACGTTGTCGATTCTTCGGGATATGGGCTTCCGCTACGAGAGCTCACTCATGGCCGACGACGCGCCGTACGAACTGCTACAGCGCGGGAAACCCACTGGCCTGGTGGAGTTACCGGTCCAGTGGATTCTCGACGACGCGCCGCTGTTCGACCCGCGCGGTGAGCGCTACATGAATCCGCGCGATGTGGCGCGGGTGTGGATGGACGAGTTCGACAAGGCATACGAGGAGGGCACAATGTTCGTGCTGACGCTGCATCCGCATGTGTCGGGTCACCGTTCGCGCATCGTGGCGCTGGAGTTGCTCATTGCGCACATCCAGGCGAAGGGCGCGGGCAAGGTGTGGTGGAGCACGCATGCGGAAGCCGCCGAGTATGTGCGCAAGGCGGCGAAGCTCGGCGAACCGAGGGCCCGCTAG
- a CDS encoding M14 family zinc carboxypeptidase, with amino-acid sequence MIRAFVSCTLAALCFVSSAPTAGAQRPRTAAIPAPASILGWEPGTDRKLPSWKQVTDYFAAVDKASPRISVRTLGKTTLGRPFIVAFISDSATLANLPRYQKIQQQLMDPRQRTANARASLIAQGKNVILITSSIHSNEVGGFLTPLVVADRLARADTPEAKAILANTIIMLVPSQNPDGVDIVGNWYRSTLDTPAEGTNPPALYHFYTGHDNNRDWYAFTQKETRYTVDSLYTPWTPQIVNDVHQQGANAGRIFIPPYMDPLEPNIDPILTASTNALGMAMSWRMTADGKTGIATNASYDQWSPARQYSLNHRGARILTETASARLASSIDLPFDKLGTGRGYDAKIASWNFPAVWPGGRWGIGDIVSYQVSATWALLVQAARDRGAWLESYATLGERALAADHPWTTTDVPAMYVMSKQQSDPAALTRLLWTLQHGQVVVHESQPAGSYLVPTRQPFGSYAKALLERQAYPNLQEYPGGPPKRPYDVTAHTLPLLFGVDVQAVTTPTIQLGAVVTPVAEPTYNVPGLSGTSRKRIAIYQSYSASMDEGWTRWVFDANRIPFTTVHDRDIRSGGLRAKFDAILLPDQPATQLRRGLGAPYPDSLRGGLGDSGAASLRAFVEEGGALLAFNEATEYAISALALPVTNVLANVRNTDFYAPGSIFAVDVNRSHPVAATYRAPTPAVWFEDSPTFAITDTTKASAVLRYQSAGDPLLSGWLLGGARLNGRAAMVDASVGTGHVYLYGFRPQYRAQTNATWPLIWSAILR; translated from the coding sequence ATGATCCGTGCTTTCGTCTCGTGTACGCTGGCGGCGCTGTGCTTCGTGTCGTCGGCTCCCACCGCCGGCGCGCAACGACCGCGGACGGCCGCGATCCCCGCACCGGCGAGCATTCTCGGATGGGAGCCCGGCACCGATCGAAAGCTTCCATCGTGGAAGCAGGTGACGGACTATTTCGCGGCCGTCGACAAGGCGAGCCCGCGTATCTCGGTGCGTACGCTCGGCAAGACCACGCTGGGTCGGCCATTCATCGTGGCGTTCATCAGCGACTCGGCCACGCTCGCGAACCTGCCGCGCTATCAGAAGATCCAGCAGCAACTGATGGATCCACGACAGCGTACCGCCAACGCGCGAGCGTCGTTGATCGCGCAGGGCAAGAACGTCATTCTGATCACCTCGAGTATTCACTCCAACGAAGTGGGTGGATTCCTCACGCCGCTGGTGGTGGCCGATCGACTCGCGCGTGCCGACACGCCGGAAGCGAAGGCTATTCTCGCCAACACGATCATCATGTTGGTGCCAAGCCAAAACCCTGACGGCGTCGACATCGTGGGCAACTGGTATCGCAGCACACTCGACACGCCAGCCGAAGGCACGAATCCGCCGGCACTCTACCATTTTTACACTGGTCACGACAACAACCGTGACTGGTACGCCTTCACGCAAAAGGAAACGCGTTACACGGTGGACTCGCTGTACACGCCGTGGACGCCGCAGATCGTGAACGATGTGCATCAGCAAGGCGCCAACGCCGGACGCATCTTCATTCCGCCCTACATGGATCCGCTCGAGCCGAACATCGATCCGATTCTGACCGCGAGCACCAATGCGCTGGGTATGGCGATGTCGTGGCGCATGACCGCCGACGGCAAAACCGGCATTGCCACCAACGCCTCGTACGATCAATGGTCACCGGCCCGACAGTACTCGCTGAACCATCGCGGGGCGCGCATCCTCACGGAAACGGCGAGCGCGCGGCTGGCGTCGTCGATTGATCTGCCATTCGACAAGCTCGGCACGGGGCGTGGCTACGACGCCAAGATCGCGTCGTGGAATTTCCCCGCGGTGTGGCCGGGCGGTCGCTGGGGCATCGGTGACATCGTGTCGTATCAGGTGAGCGCGACGTGGGCGCTGCTGGTACAGGCGGCGCGTGACCGCGGCGCATGGCTCGAGAGCTATGCCACGCTTGGCGAGCGGGCGCTGGCGGCCGATCATCCGTGGACGACAACGGACGTGCCCGCAATGTATGTCATGTCGAAGCAGCAGAGTGACCCGGCGGCACTGACGCGATTGCTCTGGACCCTGCAGCACGGGCAGGTGGTGGTCCACGAAAGCCAGCCGGCCGGCAGTTACCTCGTGCCGACCAGGCAGCCATTCGGCTCGTATGCGAAGGCATTGCTGGAGCGACAGGCCTACCCGAATCTGCAGGAGTATCCGGGCGGTCCGCCAAAGCGTCCGTACGACGTCACGGCGCACACGCTGCCGTTGCTGTTCGGCGTGGATGTGCAGGCGGTAACGACGCCCACGATACAGCTCGGTGCCGTCGTGACGCCGGTGGCGGAGCCGACGTACAACGTACCAGGGTTAAGTGGCACCAGTCGCAAGCGTATCGCCATCTACCAGAGCTACAGCGCGTCGATGGACGAAGGGTGGACGCGCTGGGTGTTCGATGCGAACCGCATTCCGTTCACGACCGTGCATGATCGCGACATCCGCTCCGGTGGCCTGCGGGCGAAGTTCGATGCGATCCTGCTGCCGGATCAGCCTGCCACGCAATTGCGTCGCGGACTCGGAGCACCCTATCCCGATTCCTTGCGCGGAGGTCTGGGCGATTCCGGCGCGGCCAGCCTGAGGGCCTTTGTGGAGGAAGGTGGCGCACTGCTCGCATTCAACGAGGCGACGGAGTACGCGATCAGCGCGCTGGCGCTGCCCGTCACCAATGTCCTGGCGAATGTGCGCAATACCGACTTCTACGCACCTGGCTCGATCTTCGCGGTCGACGTGAATCGCTCGCATCCGGTCGCAGCGACCTATCGCGCACCGACACCCGCCGTGTGGTTCGAAGACAGTCCTACGTTCGCGATTACCGACACGACCAAGGCGAGCGCCGTGCTGCGCTATCAATCGGCCGGTGATCCTCTGCTCTCCGGCTGGCTGCTCGGTGGCGCGCGCCTGAACGGCCGCGCCGCCATGGTCGATGCGTCGGTGGGTACAGGACATGTGTACCTCTACGGCTTTCGTCCGCAGTACCGCGCGCAAACGAACGCAACGTGGCCGCTGATCTGGAGTGCGATTCTCCGGTAA
- a CDS encoding YceI family protein, which produces MMRVRVSHLTIASAVLLLTAATTSPVERMTLANGSRLWFDGTSTLRSWTCSADKIESKIDAESGVANAVLDGRKVAGTLEVEFPVEKLECKNGTMNEHMRKALVATTYPKITFNLSGYDLTKGTPPGATVQGSLTMNGQSHLIAVPVQFVRADGALRVTGKVPVKMTEWGVKPPKLMMGTIKVGEVVTVQFDLLLQH; this is translated from the coding sequence ATGATGCGCGTCCGCGTTTCGCATCTCACGATAGCCTCGGCAGTGCTCCTGCTTACTGCCGCCACTACCAGCCCGGTTGAGCGCATGACGCTCGCGAACGGCAGCCGTCTCTGGTTCGACGGCACGTCTACCCTGCGCTCCTGGACGTGCAGCGCCGACAAGATCGAATCGAAAATCGACGCCGAGAGTGGCGTGGCGAACGCGGTGCTCGACGGACGCAAAGTCGCCGGCACGCTCGAGGTCGAGTTTCCGGTGGAGAAGCTCGAGTGCAAGAACGGCACGATGAACGAGCACATGCGCAAAGCGCTCGTCGCCACGACGTATCCGAAAATCACGTTCAACTTGTCGGGCTATGACCTCACGAAAGGAACGCCGCCGGGCGCGACCGTCCAGGGTTCGCTGACGATGAACGGACAGTCGCATCTGATTGCGGTGCCCGTGCAGTTCGTTCGCGCCGACGGCGCTCTGCGCGTGACCGGCAAGGTGCCCGTCAAGATGACCGAATGGGGCGTCAAGCCGCCCAAGCTGATGATGGGCACCATCAAAGTTGGCGAAGTCGTCACCGTGCAGTTCGACCTCCTGCTTCAACACTGA